Proteins encoded by one window of Elaeis guineensis isolate ETL-2024a chromosome 12, EG11, whole genome shotgun sequence:
- the LOC105055220 gene encoding pterocarpan synthase 1: MANSLHLPLFLLLSVLAAHKASASSHNHDHHLRSLHFSLFQHETVNKTGYIVVDGVAGTGISQTTTPFGTIFVFRDNMTTSLNDSSRVVGIAEGTSITTSFDGLRSLSFAKITLKTHGYEGSVSILGVVHNTKPSDLPIAGGTGDFMFVQGYVRSSPVDLQGLTVVYKIEFHLYWPPYATDGPK; encoded by the coding sequence ATGGCCAACTCTCTACACCTCCCTCTATTCCTCCTGCTATCTGTTCTTGCTGCTCACAAAGCCTCAGCTTCTTCCCACAACCATGACCATCATCTCAGGTCCCTCCACTTCTCTCTCTTCCAACATGAAACCGTCAACAAGACCGGCTACATCGTTGTGGACGGCGTGGCCGGCACCGGTATCAGCCAAACAACCACCCCCTTTGGCACCATATTCGTCTTCAGGGACAACATGACAACATCCCTGAATGATTCCTCCAGAGTGGTGGGCATCGCAGAAGGGACTTCCATAACAACGAGCTTCGACGGCCTTCGCAGCTTATCATTTGCCAAGATCACCCTAAAGACCCATGGCTATGAAGGGTCAGTCTCCATCCTAGGAGTTGTGCATAACACGAAGCCTTCCGACCTCCCGATCGCCGGCGGCACGGGGGATTTCATGTTTGTTCAGGGGTACGTGAGGTCGTCGCCGGTGGACTTGCAAGGCCTGACTGTTGTGTACAAGATTGAGTTCCATCTCTACTGGCCTCCATATGCCACCGATGGTCCCAAGTAG